In Eretmochelys imbricata isolate rEreImb1 chromosome 4, rEreImb1.hap1, whole genome shotgun sequence, a single window of DNA contains:
- the LOC144264385 gene encoding uncharacterized protein LOC144264385, with amino-acid sequence MPSILSSVNENLESEEKPSSDKINGWDSNTAPRRRAVETLSQEKESEPRERGGSATTTPAVLFHSFNGDGGNTEAGFGDEEDDDDDDDEVVDSSEQASGETGFPDSQEVFLILDLESVPPEPTQGCLLDPAGGEGTSAACVSMITGSSPSQRLVKIRKKKKCTRDEMFSELMLSSHTDRAQTNAWRQIMSECRKAQNDREERWRAEESKWRAEESKWRAEDRAEAQMWRQRDERRQDSMLRLLKDQTSMLQCMAELQQRQLEHRLSLQPLCNQPPSSPSSIASTPRRPRTRWRGHRPTSHSTTEDCPKKRRLAFNKF; translated from the exons ATGCCCAG TATTCTGAGCTCAGTCAATGAAAACCTAGAGTCAGAAGAAAAGCCTTCTTCTGATAAGATCAATGGCTGGGATTCAAACACAGCCCCAAGAAGGAGGGCTGTGGAGACCTTGTCCCAAGAGAAGGAGTCTGAGCCCAGGGAAAGAG ggggttcagccaccactaccccagccgtgttgtttcactccttcaatggagatggaggcaacacggaagcaggttttggagacgaagaagatgatgatgatgatgatgatgaggttgtagatagctcagagcaagcaagcggagaaaccggttttcccgacagccaggaagtGTTTCTCATCCTGGATCTGGAgtcagtaccccccgaacccacccaaggctgcctcctggacccggcaggcggagaagggacttccg ctgcatgtgtttcaatgatcacaggatcttctccttcccagaggctagtgaagattagaaagaaaaaaaaatgcactcgtgatgaaatgttctctgagctcatgctgtcctcccacactgacagagcacagacgaatgcgtggaggcaaataatgtcagagtgcaggaaagcacaaaatgaccgggaggagaggtggcgggctgaagagagtaagtggcgggctgaagagagtaagtggcgggctgaagacagggctgaagctcaaatgtggcggcagcgtgatgagaggaggcaggattcaatgctgaggctgctgaaggatcaaaccagtatgctccagtgtatggctgagctgcagcaaaggcagctggagcacagattgtcactacagcccctgtgtaaccaaccgccctcctccccaagttccatagcctccacacccagacgcccaagaacgcggtggcggggccaccggccaaccagccattccaccacagaggattgcccaaaaaaaagaaggctggcattcaataaattttaa